The following are encoded together in the Rana temporaria chromosome 12, aRanTem1.1, whole genome shotgun sequence genome:
- the LOC120919497 gene encoding keratin, type I cytoskeletal 17-like, producing MMNYSQTTSPKFKYGSFKHSGGFNNTHFGSFTHKASHEDNCLSLGGTFKNLYGQSKISHHARVNSPTRGGSYNSYHGETFDDHHRASSTQGNLWFKEIAHSRGHSYNMKSGGAHSGDYGSSKSNSLFRINERETMQHLNERLASYLEKVHTLEQENKELEKKISTWYENNVPSALPDSSQLLKTIDEIQKKMFSATIEKSSIDLQIDNTKWAIDDFSNKYDIELRLRNNVEADVQGLQRVLDGLNKENPELGMKVQELQEEVKEMKKNHEEEVNSLRGQLGARVSVELDAAPSIDLNSVLSDIREEYENLMDRNLRDVEAMFVARTEELSSQVQSGSESIQSVQIEIIDLKRNIQNLEIDLQSQLNMNSALQDTLTETEANYSSELDQLQTMINNVESEIAHIRCELERQIIEYKILMDQKNLLEQEIATYKQLLEQQDCHVKEAEPTISSINMFTATEGSNATESSPTENHACETSS from the exons ATGATGAACTATTCTCAGACAACTTCTCCTAAGTTCAAATATGGAAGCTTCAAGCATAGTGGTGGATTCAATAATACCCACTTTGGATCATTCACCCACAAAGCCAGCCATGAGGACAATTGCCTTTCTTTAGGAGGAACCTTCAAAAACCTCTATGGACAGTCTAAGATATCTCATCACGCTAGAGTAAACAGTCCAACACGcggaggatcttacaattcctatCATGGTGAAACCTTTGACGACCACCACAGGGCTTCTAGTACTCAAGGAAATCTATGGTTTAAAGAAATCGCCCATTCACGTGGACATTCCTATAATATGAAAAGTGGTGGAGCCCACTCCGGAGATTATGGAAGTTCAAAAAGCAATAGCCTATTCAGAATCAATGAAAGGGAAACCATGCAGCATCTGAATGAGCGACTTGCGTCTTATCTAGAGAAGGTTCACACCTTGGAGCAGGAAAATAAGGAATTGGAGAAGAAAATATCTACGTGGTATGAGAACAATGTCCCCAGTGCTTTGCCTGACTCTAGCCAGCTTCTCAAAACAATTGACGAGATCCAGAAAAAG ATGTTTTCAGCCACTATTGAGAAGTCCAGCATTGATCTCCAAATTGACAATACTAAATGGGCAATTGATGACTTTAGCAACAA ATATGATATTGAACTCAGACTAAGGAACAATGTAGAAGCTGATGTACAAGGACTTCAAAGAGTCTTGGATGGACTAAATAAAGAAAACCCGGAACTAGGAATGAAGGTTCAAGAACTCCAAGAAGAAGTCAAAGAAATGAAGAAGAACCACGAAGAG GAGGTGAACTCTCTACGTGGTCAACTGGGCGCCAGAGTCAGTGTGGAATTAGATGCTGCTCCATCTATAGATCTAAATAGCGTTTTGTCTGATATTCGAGAAGAGTACGAAAACCTAATGGACAGGAACCTTAGAGATGTTGAAGCCATGTTTGTTGCAAGG aCTGAAGAACTAAGTAGCCAAGTCCAGTCAGGATCAGAAAGCATTCAATCGGTGCAGATTGAGATAATTGACTTGAAGCGCAATATACAGAACCTGGAAATTGATCTGCAGAGTCAGTTGAACATG AATTCAGCTCTTCAAGACACACTGACAGAAACAGAAGCCAACTACAGTTCAGAACTTGACCAACTCCAGACGATGATTAACAATGTGGAGTCAGAGATCGCCCACATCAGATGTGAACTGGAGCGACAAATTATAGAGTATAAAATTCTTATGGATCAAAAAAATCTTCTTGAGCAGGAAATTGCCACATATAAACAATTGCTTGAGCAACAGGACTGTCA tgttaAAGAAGCAGAGCCAACTATATCAAGTATAAATATGTTCACTGCAACAGAAG